One Vibrio campbellii CAIM 519 = NBRC 15631 = ATCC 25920 genomic window carries:
- the recX gene encoding recombination regulator RecX, translated as MYQKRQAPTLSSKEAAIQLLSRRDHGQYELYQKLALKGYEEADIEVAINFCLDHNYLDDLRYAKSQVRQHVYKGHGERRIRQELNQKRVAESIIDMAMAEEPQDWFELAKMAAEKKFKGIKAKDQKEYAKQVRFLQYRGYSFDQISYALSFEDED; from the coding sequence ACCTTATCCAGCAAAGAAGCGGCTATCCAATTATTAAGCCGTCGAGATCATGGGCAATACGAGCTATACCAAAAGTTAGCTCTAAAAGGTTATGAAGAAGCAGACATCGAAGTGGCCATTAATTTTTGTCTCGACCACAATTATTTGGATGATCTGCGTTATGCAAAAAGCCAAGTGCGCCAGCATGTTTACAAAGGTCACGGTGAGCGTCGCATTCGTCAAGAATTGAACCAAAAGCGTGTGGCAGAATCCATCATTGATATGGCGATGGCAGAAGAGCCACAAGACTGGTTTGAACTGGCAAAAATGGCTGCAGAGAAGAAATTCAAAGGAATAAAAGCCAAAGACCAGAAAGAGTACGCTAAACAGGTGCGATTTCTGCAATATCGTGGCTACAGTTTTGACCAAATCAGCTATGCGCTGAGCTTTGAGGACGAAGATTAG